From the Panthera leo isolate Ple1 chromosome C1, P.leo_Ple1_pat1.1, whole genome shotgun sequence genome, one window contains:
- the LOC122228363 gene encoding small nuclear ribonucleoprotein G-like — MSKAHPPELKKFTDKKLPLKLNGGRRGQGILRGFHPFMNLVMDECVEMATSGQENNIGMVVIPGNRIILLETLERV, encoded by the coding sequence ATGAGCAAAGCTCACCCTCCTGAGTTGAAAAAATTTACGGACAAGAAATTACCATTGAAATTAAATGGTGGCAGACGTGGCCAAGGAATATTGCGGGGCTTCCATCCCTTTATGAATCTTGTGATGGATGAATGTGTGGAGATGGCAACTAGTGGGCAAGAGAACAATATTGGAATGGTGGTAATTCCAGGAAATCGTATCATCCTGTTAGAAACCTTGGAACGAGTATAA